A single genomic interval of Phaeodactylum tricornutum CCAP 1055/1 chromosome 5, whole genome shotgun sequence harbors:
- a CDS encoding predicted protein, producing MPLPFKMEQPKAKAQRPSNTEAADVPNSQDQMPPTNLDAASASENDIADEPNQCFTILSHHSYHDYANMNEPPILGTGVVGCATKTRGNSMNPFPLMLHKLLEGAKKGNYSEIVSWKPHGRAFHVHMKDRFVKDVMPLYFRQTRFASFQRQLNLYGFRRLTGRGPDEGAYYHELFLRGMPELSSNMVRMKVNGNEVRLGSSPRTEPNFYAMSVVHEPSTQQKQSTPKKRPAITQRTAERPSYPLDRKMLADSWKVPGDMQDAAIGSSSKISIEKPSSVDIEYLRSHLSQQRHTAFQDFSGHVVPGQKTTVAPLKDMVVNQPPLGNASDLVRQRTCPDEDFPVPEPVPLRRHDVGTEDDDQTSMVNFLSDIDLQPSSDENTLDPLRIHHSSDDSSVLKHLQFSSDESMNPIPKIPSAQQSRSSSSKEDSR from the coding sequence ATGCCACTTCCGTTTAAAATGGAACAACCGAAAGCAAAGGCACAGCGGCCATCAAACACCGAAGCTGCAGATGTACCAAATTCTCAAGACCAAATGCCACCAACTAACCTAGATGCTGCAAGTGCGTCTGAAAACGATATAGCAGACGAACCAAATCAGTGCTTCACGATACTCTCCCATCATAGCTATCATGATTATGCAAATATGAACGAGCCGCCAATATTGGGGACAGGTGTCGTTGGGTGCGCCACGAAGACGCGAGGAAATTCAATGAATCCGTTCCCTCTGATGCTTCATAAGCTGCTCGAAGGAGCAAAGAAGGGAAACTATAGCGAAATAGTTTCATGGAAACCGCACGGACGAGCCTTTCATGTACACATGAAGGATCGCTTCGTGAAAGATGTGATGCCTCTATACTTTCGACAGACAAGGTTCGCCTCTTTCCAACGACAGCTGAATCTATATGGGTTCCGGCGCTTGACTGGACGGGGACCGGATGAAGGGGCTTACTACCACGAACTCTTCCTCCGAGGGATGCCCGAACTCTCATCAAATATGGTCCGAATGAAAGTGAACGGAAATGAGGTCCGGCTTGGTTCCTCCCCTCGAACAGAACCGAACTTTTATGCCATGTCGGTTGTTCATGAACCCAGTACacaacaaaagcaatcaACCCCGAAAAAACGACCGGCCATCACGCAGCGCACAGCAGAGCGACCCTCTTATCCGTTAGACAGAAAAATGTTGGCCGACTCTTGGAAAGTTCCCGGCGACATGCAAGATGCAGCGATTGgctcttcttccaaaataaGCATAGAAAAACCATCCAGCGTTGACATAGAATATTTGAGAAGCCACTTGAGCCAACAACGGCACACGGCATTCCAAGATTTTTCCGGCCACGTTGTTCCTGGGCAAAAAACTACCGTAGCCCCACTCAAAGACATGGTTGTAAATCAGCCTCCTTTGGGGAATGCCTCGGACTTGGTGCGTCAGCGCACGTGTCCAGACGAAGACTTTCCTGTTCCTGAACCCGTCCCTTTGCGTCGACATGATGTCGGGACGGAGGACGATGACCAGACATCAATGGTGAACTTCTTGAGTGATATTGACCTACAGCCATCGTCAGACGAAAACACTCTGGATCCCTTGAGGATTCATCATTCTTCCGACGACAGCTCTGTGTTGAAACACCTGCAATTCTCTTCTGATGAAAGTATGAATCCGATCCCTAAAATTCCATCAGCTCAGCAATCTCggtcgtcgtcttccaaggAGGATAGCAGATAG